The Theropithecus gelada isolate Dixy chromosome X, Tgel_1.0, whole genome shotgun sequence genome includes a window with the following:
- the RPS4X gene encoding 40S ribosomal protein S4, X isoform yields the protein MARGPKKHLKRVAAPKHWMLDKLTGVFAPRPSTGPHKLRECLPLIIFLRNRLKYALTGDEVKKICMQRFIKIDGKVRTDITYPAGFMDVISIDKTGENFRLIYDTKGRFAVHRITPEEAKYKLCKVRKIFVGTKGIPHLVTHDARTIRYPDPLIKVNDTIQIDLETGKITDFIKFDTGNLCMVTGGANLGRIGVITNRERHPGSFDVVHVKDANGNSFATRLSNIFVIGKGNKPWISLPRGKGIRLTIAEERDKRLAAKQSSG from the exons ATG GCTCGTGGTCCCAAGAAGCATCTGAAGCGGGTAGCAGCTCCAAAGCATTGGATGCTGGATAAATTGACCGGTGTGTTT GCTCCTCGTCCATCCACCGGTCCCCACAAGTTGAGAGAGTGTCTCCCCCTCATCATCTTCCTAAGGAACAGACTTAAGTATGCCCTGACAGGAGATGAAGTAAAGAAGATTTGCATGCAGCGGTTCATTAAGATCGATGGCAAGGTCCGAACTGATATAACCTACCCTGCTGGATTCATGG ATGTCATCAGCATTGACAAGACGGGAGAGAATTTCCGTCTGATCTATGACACCAAGGGTCGCTTTGCTGTACATCGTATTACACctgaggaggccaag TACAAGTTATGCAAAGTGAGAAAGATCTTTGTGGGCACAAAAGGAATCCCTCATCTGGTGACTCATGATGCCCGTACCATCCGCTACCCCGATCCCCTCATCAAGGTGAATGATACCATTCAGATTGATTTGGAGACTGGCAAGATTACTGATTTCATCAAGTTCGACACTG GTAACCTGTGTATGGTGACTGGAGGTGCTAACCTGGGAAGAATTGGTGTGATCACCAACAGAGAGAGGCATCCTGGATCTTTTGACGTGGTTCACGTGAAAGATGCCAATGGCAACAGCTTTGCCACTCGACTTTCCAACATTTTTGTTATTGGCAAG GGCAACAAACCATGGATTTCTCTTCCCCGAGGAAAGGGTATCCGCCTCACCATTgctgaagagagagacaaaagactGGCGGCCAAACAGAGCAGTGGGTGA